Genomic window (Cyanobacteria bacterium GSL.Bin1):
TAACAGGACGAGTTCGTTTCCTTTGTCGTCTGGTCTTTTTCGGCCTACGTGGGTGAGACTGAAGAGTCTCTAAATTAATGCGATTGGCTAAATCTAGAAGAAGTTTACTAAACTCGATCAGACCCATTGATGCGAAAATTTCCCATTCTTGAGGTGGAATAGCGATCATCATGCCACGATAGGTTGCGCTAATTTCATCGATGAGATAGAAACTCGAAACTTCTTGTTCAATTTTTT
Coding sequences:
- a CDS encoding IS4/IS5 family transposase, with translation KIEQEVSSFYLIDEISATYRGMMIAIPPQEWEIFASMGLIEFSKLLLDLANRINLETLQSHPRRPKKTRRQRKRTRPVKRPHISTAKILAQNKAAKSTP